One window of Gloeothece citriformis PCC 7424 genomic DNA carries:
- a CDS encoding DUF3082 domain-containing protein: MSESKDQEKSEKTVPNVQKNEVTPQKCLLGAAMAGILGTGMYYLTYAIGTTFANKPITSSNQLVINISSAVRTLVVGVASLATFIFAFVSFGLVLLAIQLTLQGIKGRLKSSSDR, from the coding sequence ATGAGTGAGTCTAAAGATCAGGAAAAGTCAGAAAAAACAGTTCCTAATGTTCAGAAAAATGAAGTTACCCCCCAAAAATGTTTATTAGGGGCGGCGATGGCAGGTATATTAGGGACAGGGATGTATTATCTGACTTATGCCATTGGAACAACTTTTGCTAATAAACCCATTACCTCTAGTAATCAACTGGTCATTAATATTTCCTCTGCTGTCCGAACCTTAGTCGTAGGGGTAGCTTCTTTAGCAACGTTTATTTTTGCTTTTGTAAGTTTTGGGTTAGTTCTTTTGGCAATTCAGTTAACTTTACAAGGCATTAAAGGCCGTTTAAAATCTTCTTCTGATAGGTGA
- a CDS encoding orange carotenoid-binding protein — MPFTIDSARNIFPGTLAADAVPATIARFNQLSAEDQLALIWFAYLEMGKTITIAAPGAASMVFAENTLKEIQQMTPLQQTQVMCDLTNRADTPICRTYATWSPNIKLGFWYRLGELMEQGLVAPIPKGYQLSANANAVLEAIKSLESGQQITVLRNCVVDMGFEPSKLGNYTRVAEPVEPPKEMSQRTQVYIDGVSNPTVLDYMNNLNANDFEALIELFTPDGGLQPPFQRPIVGKEAILRFFKEECQNLKLIPEKGVSEPTDDGYTQIKVTGKVQTPWFGANVGMNIAWRFLLNPDNKIFFVAIDLLASPKELLNFAR, encoded by the coding sequence ATGCCATTTACGATTGATTCAGCCCGCAATATTTTTCCAGGTACTTTAGCTGCTGATGCAGTACCCGCTACTATTGCTCGATTCAACCAGCTTAGTGCAGAGGATCAATTGGCGTTAATTTGGTTTGCTTATTTAGAAATGGGTAAAACCATTACCATTGCTGCACCTGGGGCAGCGAGTATGGTATTTGCTGAAAACACCTTAAAAGAAATTCAGCAAATGACCCCTTTACAACAAACACAAGTGATGTGTGATTTAACCAATCGTGCTGACACGCCAATTTGCAGAACTTATGCGACTTGGTCACCTAATATTAAATTAGGATTTTGGTATCGCTTGGGAGAATTAATGGAACAAGGGCTTGTTGCCCCCATTCCCAAAGGGTATCAACTGTCTGCTAATGCTAACGCCGTATTAGAAGCGATTAAAAGCCTTGAATCCGGGCAACAAATCACCGTACTTCGCAATTGCGTAGTTGACATGGGATTTGAACCCAGTAAATTAGGAAACTATACCAGAGTTGCTGAACCGGTTGAACCTCCGAAAGAGATGTCCCAACGGACTCAAGTCTATATTGATGGAGTTAGCAATCCCACCGTATTAGATTACATGAATAACCTCAATGCTAATGACTTTGAGGCATTAATTGAATTATTTACTCCTGATGGAGGATTACAGCCTCCCTTCCAAAGACCCATCGTCGGTAAGGAAGCTATCCTACGCTTTTTTAAAGAAGAATGTCAAAACTTAAAATTAATCCCTGAAAAAGGGGTTTCTGAACCCACAGACGACGGTTACACCCAAATTAAAGTCACCGGTAAAGTACAAACTCCTTGGTTTGGGGCTAATGTTGGGATGAATATCGCTTGGCGATTCTTACTCAATCCAGACAATAAAATTTTCTTTGTGGCGATCGATTTACTTGCCTCTCCTAAAGAGTTATTAAATTTCGCTCGCTAA
- a CDS encoding 3-deoxy-7-phosphoheptulonate synthase: MYKTSDLHVVETRSLLSPETIHCLFPLTEQAAALVTQTRRTIRNILTGVDPRLLVIVGPCSIHDVAAAYEYGEKLIALRNELKDKLEIVMRVYFEKPRTTMGWKGMINDPHLDGSYDINTGLQRARKLLLDLAHLGLPAATELLDPVIPQYIADLVSWTAIGARTTESQTHREMASGLSMPVGFKNGTDGSFESAVNAMIAASKPHHFLGINYKGLASIITTTGNPDGHLVLRGGNTQTNYEAMDVNQAVEFLKTKGVCPRLMIDCSHGNSHKDHNRQSLVLENIAHQLQEGSPHIMGVMIESHLVAGNQSIPKDLSQLTYGQSITDACVDFPTTVSMLHNLAKSINLKTTVLI; this comes from the coding sequence ATGTACAAAACTTCTGACCTTCATGTTGTTGAAACTCGTTCTCTGTTAAGTCCTGAAACTATTCATTGTTTATTTCCCCTAACAGAGCAAGCAGCAGCATTAGTCACCCAAACTAGACGCACCATTCGCAATATTTTAACCGGGGTTGACCCACGATTATTAGTGATAGTAGGCCCTTGTTCGATTCATGATGTGGCCGCCGCTTATGAGTATGGAGAAAAATTAATCGCCTTACGCAATGAGTTAAAAGACAAATTAGAAATTGTCATGCGGGTTTATTTTGAAAAACCTCGTACCACGATGGGATGGAAGGGAATGATCAATGATCCTCATCTCGACGGAAGTTATGATATTAATACGGGATTACAACGGGCGCGAAAATTATTATTAGATTTAGCTCATTTAGGCTTACCGGCAGCCACAGAATTACTCGATCCGGTTATTCCTCAGTATATCGCGGATTTAGTTTCTTGGACAGCGATCGGCGCTCGGACTACCGAAAGTCAAACTCATCGGGAAATGGCCTCTGGGTTATCGATGCCGGTTGGGTTTAAAAATGGGACTGATGGGAGTTTTGAGTCGGCGGTTAATGCGATGATTGCTGCTAGTAAACCTCATCATTTTTTAGGGATTAATTATAAAGGTCTAGCGAGTATTATTACCACGACCGGTAATCCTGACGGTCATTTAGTGTTACGAGGCGGAAATACACAAACCAATTATGAAGCAATGGATGTCAATCAAGCGGTAGAGTTTTTAAAGACTAAGGGAGTTTGTCCCCGTTTAATGATTGACTGTAGTCATGGGAATAGCCATAAAGATCATAACCGTCAGTCTCTCGTTTTAGAGAATATTGCTCATCAATTACAAGAAGGCAGTCCTCATATTATGGGGGTGATGATTGAAAGTCATCTAGTGGCGGGTAATCAATCTATCCCCAAAGATTTGAGTCAATTAACCTATGGTCAAAGTATTACTGATGCTTGTGTAGATTTTCCGACAACGGTTTCTATGCTGCACAATCTGGCTAAATCGATTAATTTAAAGACTACTGTTTTAATTTAA
- the ispE gene encoding 4-(cytidine 5'-diphospho)-2-C-methyl-D-erythritol kinase, giving the protein MHAYTLIAPGKINLYLEIIGDRPDGYHELIMILQSIDLADRITLRPNGVQQFRLYCSHPQVPTDESNLAYRAAKLMQQEFPKQFDNFGGVDITIDKRIPVAAGLAGGSTNGAAVLVGLNLIWQLGLTQPELQGLASLLGSDVPFCVSGGTAIATGRGEQLDPIYDLDNLWVVLAKYTSIAVSTPWAYKTYRQLFNNTYISDRERIQARTHQVHAGPLMGAILQKDGAKIGRLLHNDLEKVVLPEYPQVAHLRETMAKMGGFGTMMSGSGPTVFTLCESYAQAEKIKQHIRENISDIDLQLWVAQLSNMGIQVEIAG; this is encoded by the coding sequence ATGCACGCCTATACTTTAATTGCTCCCGGAAAAATTAATCTGTATCTAGAAATAATTGGCGATCGCCCAGATGGTTATCATGAATTAATCATGATCCTCCAAAGCATTGACTTAGCAGACCGGATTACCCTACGGCCTAACGGAGTGCAACAATTCCGGCTGTACTGCTCCCATCCCCAAGTTCCCACAGATGAGAGTAACCTAGCTTACCGGGCGGCGAAATTAATGCAGCAAGAATTTCCGAAACAGTTTGATAATTTTGGGGGAGTAGATATTACCATTGACAAACGGATACCGGTGGCTGCCGGATTAGCCGGAGGGTCAACGAATGGGGCGGCGGTATTAGTGGGATTAAACTTAATTTGGCAATTAGGACTGACTCAACCCGAATTACAAGGATTAGCCTCGCTGTTGGGGTCTGATGTGCCGTTTTGCGTGTCTGGAGGGACAGCTATAGCGACCGGACGAGGAGAACAGTTAGATCCGATCTACGATTTAGATAATCTTTGGGTAGTTTTGGCTAAATATACCAGTATAGCTGTCTCTACTCCTTGGGCTTATAAAACCTATCGTCAACTCTTCAATAATACTTATATTAGCGATCGAGAGAGAATCCAGGCGAGAACTCATCAAGTTCATGCAGGGCCTTTGATGGGGGCAATTCTTCAGAAAGATGGGGCTAAAATAGGCAGATTATTACATAATGATTTAGAAAAAGTCGTTTTACCCGAATATCCCCAAGTTGCTCACCTTCGAGAGACAATGGCAAAAATGGGAGGATTCGGAACGATGATGTCCGGTTCAGGGCCGACGGTGTTTACTCTATGTGAATCTTATGCTCAGGCTGAAAAAATTAAACAACATATTAGAGAAAATATATCTGATATAGACTTACAATTATGGGTGGCGCAATTATCAAATATGGGCATTCAGGTTGAAATCGCCGGTTAA